A genomic region of Terriglobia bacterium contains the following coding sequences:
- a CDS encoding PIN domain-containing protein, with translation MGNVLVDAGFLIALLGRRDSNHTWAVIQAKRFPPPWRTCEAVLSEAFHLLGSRGTPAIRALLRREAVLLSFGFAENLDDVLKLMEKYDDVPASLADTCLVRMTEILDSPMILTTDADFHLYRRHGRQAVPCVTPS, from the coding sequence ATGGGAAACGTTCTCGTTGACGCGGGATTCTTGATCGCGCTGCTCGGTCGCCGCGATTCCAATCACACCTGGGCCGTTATACAGGCGAAGCGCTTTCCTCCACCCTGGAGAACCTGCGAAGCCGTTCTTTCCGAGGCATTCCACCTGCTGGGTTCGCGTGGCACGCCTGCGATCCGCGCACTTCTTCGGCGGGAGGCTGTCCTTTTGTCCTTCGGGTTCGCGGAAAACCTGGACGACGTATTGAAACTCATGGAGAAATACGACGACGTGCCCGCAAGTCTCGCGGATACTTGCCTGGTACGAATGACGGAAATTCTCGACTCCCCGATGATCCTGACGACAGATGCGGACTTTCATCTCTATCGTCGGCATGGGCGCCAAGCAGTTCCTTGCGTTACGCCGTCTTGA
- a CDS encoding fibronectin type III domain-containing protein translates to KLAYAGIADMQVATQGIAVVDGMTNNTKLPNPPIKPADLKTEVDSYVSLIAASADGSKQAITEREKQREVVVTMLRQLGHWVEANCNNDPAVFQSSGFQQQSTAVHTAPQPLAGPPSFTLTNGPNSGQMIMRGKLVRKAVSYTPRYAAVGADGKPGSWTEWSPVTAIRSITVTGLTPGTLYAFQMRAQGRAGYTDWSDSVTRISL, encoded by the coding sequence TGAAACTGGCCTACGCCGGCATCGCTGATATGCAAGTTGCGACTCAGGGGATCGCCGTCGTGGACGGAATGACGAACAACACGAAGTTGCCGAATCCGCCGATCAAGCCGGCGGATTTGAAGACCGAAGTGGATAGCTACGTCAGCCTGATCGCGGCCTCGGCCGATGGCAGTAAGCAAGCCATCACCGAACGCGAAAAACAGCGCGAAGTCGTAGTGACGATGTTGCGTCAGCTGGGCCATTGGGTTGAAGCGAACTGCAATAACGATCCGGCAGTTTTTCAATCCAGCGGATTCCAGCAGCAGTCGACAGCGGTCCATACCGCTCCGCAGCCGCTTGCCGGTCCGCCGTCATTCACTTTGACGAACGGTCCGAACAGCGGTCAGATGATCATGCGGGGCAAACTGGTTCGCAAAGCCGTGAGCTACACACCGCGCTATGCGGCGGTGGGGGCAGACGGTAAACCGGGATCGTGGACCGAGTGGTCTCCGGTTACGGCCATTCGTTCCATCACCGTCACTGGTCTGACGCCGGGCACGCTCTATGCATTTCAGATGCGTGCCCAGGGCCGGGCCGGTTATACGGACTGGAGCGACTCGGTAACCCGCATCTCACTTTAG
- a CDS encoding DUF2442 domain-containing protein — translation MHGSDVKPGERVKNVHLTEDTIAVDLMDGRTIVVPLAWYPTLLEATPEQRLNWKVSGAGYGIHWPDIDEDLSTEGLLRGAPAAPEPLQTT, via the coding sequence ATGCACGGTTCGGACGTTAAACCCGGCGAACGAGTCAAGAACGTTCATCTTACTGAGGACACGATCGCCGTCGATCTCATGGATGGTCGTACGATCGTAGTTCCGCTAGCATGGTATCCAACTCTTCTGGAGGCAACTCCTGAACAGCGGTTGAATTGGAAGGTCAGTGGAGCGGGGTACGGCATTCACTGGCCTGATATCGACGAGGATCTCAGTACGGAGGGACTCTTGCGTGGAGCGCCGGCCGCACCGGAACCGCTCCAGACTACTTGA